In Desulfosediminicola ganghwensis, a single window of DNA contains:
- the amrB gene encoding AmmeMemoRadiSam system protein B, which translates to MIRQPIVAGRFYPGSRSQLSGMVDDLLLSAPDREKYTAIAAVSPHAGYIYSGSVAAETLKAIEIPKTVIILGLNHHGTGDRAALSRSVWDMPMGRVPVDDQLADLLVGPGSPITNDEAAHGPEHSVEVQIPFLQALQPNLKIVPIVLSYFSYELCTRVAETLVEAIQAVDKKVLIVASSDMSHYESRQQASAKDKLALQQIEDLNPLGLYNTVHSNNITMCGIIPVTVALIASKKLGATGAKVLRYTDSGAVSGDTESVVGYAGIVIS; encoded by the coding sequence ATGATCAGACAACCCATTGTCGCAGGTCGTTTTTACCCTGGAAGTCGCTCTCAGCTCTCCGGAATGGTTGATGATCTTCTTCTTTCGGCCCCGGACCGGGAAAAATATACTGCCATAGCTGCAGTGTCTCCCCATGCAGGCTATATTTATTCCGGTTCTGTTGCCGCCGAGACTCTTAAGGCTATCGAAATACCAAAGACCGTTATCATACTGGGCCTGAACCACCATGGTACCGGAGATCGTGCAGCACTCTCCAGATCGGTCTGGGACATGCCCATGGGACGCGTCCCTGTAGATGATCAACTCGCCGATCTACTGGTCGGGCCAGGCAGTCCGATAACAAACGATGAAGCAGCGCATGGTCCTGAGCATTCTGTTGAAGTGCAGATTCCCTTTCTGCAGGCATTGCAACCCAATCTTAAAATAGTCCCGATAGTGCTCTCCTACTTTTCATACGAACTCTGTACCCGTGTGGCAGAAACTCTGGTAGAGGCCATTCAGGCAGTAGATAAAAAAGTGCTCATTGTAGCCTCCAGCGATATGAGCCACTACGAATCAAGACAACAGGCAAGTGCCAAGGATAAACTCGCCTTACAGCAGATTGAGGATTTGAACCCTCTGGGGTTATATAATACTGTTCATAGCAACAATATTACAATGTGCGGCATTATCCCTGTGACAGTTGCCCTCATTGCTTCGAAAAAGCTTGGAGCTACAGGAGCAAAGGTGCTCCGCTATACCGACTCAGGTGCGGTATCAGGCGATACGGAAAGTGTGGTCGGTTACGCCGGGATTGTAATTTCTTAA
- a CDS encoding AmpG family muropeptide MFS transporter — translation MSLGNGENLSWRETFAACTHPKVVTMLFLGFSSGLPLYLIFSSLSAWLTQAGVSKASVTFFSWAALGYSFKFIWAPLVDLLPLPVLTRLLGRRRGWLLFSQVLVAAAIMWMGLTNPVAHSSGLTVMALAAVMLGFSAATQDIVIDAYRIESSVESMQALLASTYIAGYRIGMLVSGAGSLYLAGWLGSSKGIYLYSAWKNTYLIMGLIMLTGVITTLCISEPSQSKSRKYSEYSTGQYLRIVLLFGVATATFALSFFYSGSLSAALKDIVLDYFPVTGLMIGFVVEVLRFLSSVTVAGLICRVMVSFKLVEWGIVRNVYVRPVLDFFNRYEVKAAVLLLMLIGCYRISDVVMGVVANVFYLELGFSTIDIANISKTFGLFMTIAGGILGGVLTVRYGVIKILFLGALLSAATNLLFMTLAKAGADLTLLTVVIMADNLSGGIATTAFVAFLSSLTSVSFTAMQYAIFSSVMLLFPKAIGGYSGTIAEAFGYETFFLITACMGIPVLFLVWLARGYADKKP, via the coding sequence ATGAGCCTGGGAAATGGTGAAAATCTAAGCTGGCGCGAAACCTTTGCAGCGTGTACCCACCCTAAAGTAGTTACTATGCTGTTTCTAGGTTTTTCTTCCGGATTACCTTTGTACCTTATTTTTTCGTCACTTTCTGCCTGGCTCACCCAGGCGGGCGTAAGTAAGGCCAGTGTTACGTTTTTCAGTTGGGCGGCTCTTGGTTATTCCTTTAAATTTATCTGGGCACCGCTTGTCGATCTGCTGCCGCTACCGGTTCTTACACGCTTGCTGGGGCGTAGACGAGGATGGTTGCTTTTTTCCCAGGTGTTGGTCGCGGCGGCCATCATGTGGATGGGACTGACCAACCCCGTGGCACATTCTTCAGGTTTGACCGTTATGGCATTGGCAGCGGTGATGCTGGGGTTCTCAGCAGCAACCCAGGACATCGTGATAGATGCGTACAGGATTGAGAGTAGCGTCGAATCCATGCAGGCGTTGCTGGCATCAACCTATATTGCCGGATACCGGATAGGCATGCTGGTATCCGGGGCCGGTTCTCTCTATCTTGCCGGATGGCTTGGCAGCAGCAAAGGGATCTACCTCTATTCGGCCTGGAAAAACACCTATCTGATTATGGGGCTGATAATGTTGACGGGGGTTATCACGACTCTTTGTATCTCAGAACCCAGCCAAAGTAAGAGCAGAAAATACAGTGAGTATTCAACCGGACAATATTTGCGGATAGTGCTTCTTTTTGGAGTCGCGACGGCCACTTTTGCCCTGTCTTTTTTTTACAGTGGTTCATTAAGTGCTGCTCTCAAGGATATCGTACTCGACTACTTTCCCGTTACCGGCCTGATGATTGGTTTTGTCGTCGAGGTACTGCGATTTCTTTCTTCAGTGACAGTTGCCGGCCTGATCTGCAGGGTGATGGTATCGTTTAAGCTGGTTGAGTGGGGAATAGTACGCAATGTCTATGTGCGACCGGTGCTTGACTTCTTTAACCGTTATGAAGTGAAGGCAGCAGTGTTGCTACTCATGCTTATTGGCTGTTACCGGATTTCAGATGTCGTGATGGGGGTCGTTGCCAATGTCTTTTACCTCGAACTCGGCTTTTCTACCATCGACATAGCCAATATTTCTAAGACTTTCGGGTTGTTTATGACCATTGCGGGCGGTATTCTGGGTGGGGTACTCACAGTCAGGTACGGAGTCATAAAGATCCTCTTTCTTGGTGCCTTACTGTCAGCCGCAACCAATCTGTTGTTTATGACTCTTGCCAAGGCCGGTGCAGATCTTACGCTGCTCACGGTGGTGATTATGGCCGATAATCTGAGTGGTGGTATCGCTACCACCGCCTTTGTGGCATTTCTGTCATCGCTGACCAGTGTCTCCTTCACTGCCATGCAATATGCGATATTTTCATCAGTAATGTTGCTGTTCCCAAAGGCTATCGGTGGTTATTCCGGAACAATTGCCGAAGCTTTTGGTTATGAGACATTCTTTCTGATTACTGCCTGTATGGGGATCCCGGTATTGTTTCTGGTCTGGCTCGCGAGAGGGTACGCTGATAAAAAGCCGTAA
- a CDS encoding PGPGW domain-containing protein translates to MNFLDSHFEKVLELLAALSICTFLVSIILIPILVARLPRKYFHRDYSHKHTLAQRFTLWQALRRLLRNFIGLLLLLAGIVMLFLPGQGLITIIIGIALMDFPYKKQLIYTLTRAKAVQKSLNWLRKKTRKEPFIW, encoded by the coding sequence ATGAATTTCCTTGATTCTCATTTTGAAAAAGTTCTGGAACTTTTGGCCGCCCTGTCCATATGCACTTTCCTGGTCAGCATAATTCTTATCCCGATTCTCGTCGCCCGCCTGCCCAGAAAGTATTTTCATCGGGATTACTCCCATAAACACACCCTCGCCCAACGTTTCACACTATGGCAGGCGCTTAGGCGACTGCTGCGTAATTTCATCGGATTACTGCTACTGTTGGCCGGTATCGTAATGCTTTTCCTGCCAGGACAGGGGCTCATTACCATTATCATTGGCATTGCGCTAATGGACTTTCCTTATAAAAAACAGCTTATCTATACGTTAACCCGCGCAAAAGCGGTGCAAAAAAGCTTGAACTGGCTGCGGAAAAAGACCAGGAAAGAACCATTTATCTGGTAA
- the cysS gene encoding cysteine--tRNA ligase, with amino-acid sequence MTIRIYNTLTGKKEPLETIEPNHVKLYVCGITSYDYCHIGHARSSLAFDMIVKYLRSRDYKVTYIRNFTDIDDKIIKRANEQNTTSEELANRFIDEFYVDMDQLGIDRPTMEPKATEHIQEMVELISELIDKGIAYQAGNDVYFAVEKFAEYGKLSHRNLEDMQAGARISINELKHNPMDFVLWKGSKPGEPKWKSPWGDGRPGWHIECSAMSRKYLGETFDIHGGGKDLIFPHHENELAQSEAANCCAFVKTWIHHGFVTIRDEKMSKSLNNFLTIRDLLAHYHPEILRFFVFSTHYRNPLDFSETAMQDATAGLERLYTCVRMIDELEGEGSTETEPIASDKDINKLQSMEKRFQQAMDNDFNTAQGQSILFDSVKILNRIAAALPDTPAASDLTLLRESREVMKKLAGIMGLLTEDAASFINNQKQKMLAGIDIDEATILQLIKERYTARKEKNWSRSDEIRDELLAHNIELKDGPEGTTWTVRRN; translated from the coding sequence ATGACTATTCGAATCTACAATACACTCACCGGCAAGAAAGAGCCCCTTGAAACAATTGAACCAAATCACGTAAAGCTCTACGTTTGCGGCATCACGTCCTATGACTACTGCCATATAGGTCATGCTCGCTCTTCACTTGCCTTTGACATGATTGTCAAATATCTGCGGTCACGTGACTACAAAGTTACCTACATTCGTAACTTTACAGATATTGATGACAAGATTATCAAAAGAGCAAACGAGCAGAATACTACCTCCGAAGAGTTGGCGAACCGTTTTATCGACGAGTTCTATGTTGATATGGATCAACTCGGCATCGACAGGCCCACCATGGAGCCCAAGGCAACCGAGCATATCCAGGAGATGGTTGAACTGATATCTGAGTTGATAGACAAGGGCATCGCCTACCAGGCTGGCAACGACGTTTATTTCGCCGTTGAAAAATTTGCGGAATATGGAAAGCTCTCCCACCGCAACCTCGAAGATATGCAGGCCGGCGCGCGTATTTCTATCAATGAGCTCAAACACAACCCCATGGACTTCGTGCTCTGGAAAGGTTCTAAGCCGGGTGAGCCAAAATGGAAAAGCCCCTGGGGGGATGGACGACCGGGTTGGCACATCGAATGCTCTGCCATGAGCAGAAAGTATCTCGGCGAGACGTTCGACATCCATGGTGGTGGTAAAGACCTTATCTTTCCACATCATGAAAATGAACTCGCCCAGAGTGAAGCTGCAAACTGCTGTGCTTTTGTCAAAACCTGGATTCACCATGGGTTTGTAACTATTCGTGATGAAAAGATGTCAAAGTCGCTGAATAACTTTTTGACAATTCGCGACCTGCTGGCCCATTATCATCCGGAAATACTCCGTTTCTTTGTCTTCTCTACCCATTATCGCAACCCTCTGGATTTTTCAGAGACAGCGATGCAGGATGCAACCGCAGGGCTTGAGCGTCTTTATACCTGTGTCCGCATGATTGACGAGCTTGAAGGAGAAGGCAGCACAGAGACAGAGCCGATTGCCAGTGATAAAGATATCAATAAGCTGCAATCCATGGAAAAACGTTTCCAGCAGGCCATGGACAACGACTTCAATACTGCACAGGGACAATCTATCCTGTTTGACTCGGTTAAAATCCTGAACCGCATTGCGGCAGCCCTTCCTGACACTCCAGCAGCCTCTGATCTCACGCTACTGAGGGAGAGCCGCGAAGTAATGAAAAAGCTTGCCGGAATTATGGGTCTTCTCACAGAAGACGCTGCGAGCTTTATCAACAACCAGAAACAAAAAATGCTCGCTGGTATCGATATCGACGAAGCAACTATTCTCCAGCTCATCAAAGAGCGTTATACTGCTAGGAAAGAGAAAAACTGGAGCCGCAGTGACGAAATACGAGATGAGTTGCTGGCACACAATATTGAACTTAAAGACGGACCTGAAGGTACCACTTGGACCGTTCGCCGTAACTAA
- a CDS encoding TIGR03790 family protein, with the protein MFFEKKIFYGILIHIFLLASPGAGHAVSAGELLVVFNERMAGSEELAEYYIKMRNIPRHNLLAVSLGVGESMKRGEYEQKLRKPVIEKIASLKGRSDIYGIVLIYGVPLKVQQPAIDEQSKALVKELRELQKTASKEHKKQLRERVKRLTGADKRASVDSELMLAKVESYKLSSWIKNPYYIGFNSKELQYTTDDVLLVARLDGPDKRTVLRIIDDVLAVEQTGLEGRAYFDARWASLPKQKNRKAYGRWDNSLHEAAKIVEKRMPVTLDTNEELFAPGTAPDAALYCGWYSLSNYVDSFTWSRGAVGYHMASGECTTLRRTERNVWCLQMLTRGVAATLGPVAEPYIQAFPLPELFFKILTEGYMNLGETYLVSLPFISWQMVLVGDPLYKPFKPLSKQDGTPLVSNVPVTD; encoded by the coding sequence ATGTTTTTCGAAAAGAAAATATTTTATGGAATTCTAATCCATATATTCTTGCTGGCGTCTCCCGGTGCAGGCCATGCAGTTTCGGCCGGGGAGCTGCTGGTGGTATTCAATGAAAGGATGGCCGGTTCAGAGGAATTAGCTGAATACTATATAAAAATGCGCAATATTCCCCGGCATAACCTGCTTGCCGTATCGCTTGGTGTTGGCGAGTCGATGAAAAGGGGGGAGTATGAACAGAAACTGCGAAAACCTGTAATTGAAAAAATAGCCAGCCTCAAAGGTCGTTCGGACATATATGGCATAGTCCTTATTTACGGAGTTCCCCTTAAGGTTCAACAACCTGCTATTGATGAACAGAGCAAGGCACTTGTCAAGGAACTGAGAGAGCTGCAGAAAACCGCATCAAAGGAGCACAAAAAGCAGCTCAGGGAAAGAGTCAAGCGCCTGACGGGTGCAGATAAAAGAGCGTCAGTCGATTCAGAACTCATGCTTGCCAAAGTTGAAAGTTATAAGCTTTCCAGCTGGATCAAGAATCCATATTATATAGGATTCAACAGCAAGGAACTGCAATACACCACAGATGATGTACTGTTGGTCGCCAGGTTGGACGGGCCTGATAAGAGGACTGTACTGCGTATCATCGATGATGTACTCGCAGTCGAGCAGACCGGGTTGGAGGGACGTGCATATTTTGATGCAAGGTGGGCAAGTCTGCCAAAACAGAAAAATCGAAAAGCCTATGGCAGGTGGGACAATTCTCTCCACGAAGCAGCAAAGATAGTCGAAAAGCGGATGCCGGTTACTCTGGATACTAATGAAGAGTTGTTTGCTCCAGGGACTGCCCCTGACGCAGCATTATATTGTGGTTGGTACTCTTTAAGTAACTATGTAGATAGTTTTACCTGGTCTCGCGGTGCGGTCGGCTACCATATGGCTTCAGGCGAGTGCACAACGCTGAGGAGAACAGAGCGCAATGTGTGGTGTTTGCAGATGTTGACGCGTGGTGTGGCCGCGACTTTAGGACCGGTGGCAGAGCCGTATATACAGGCCTTTCCACTCCCTGAACTGTTTTTTAAAATACTTACAGAGGGCTACATGAATCTCGGAGAGACCTACCTTGTCTCCCTCCCTTTTATCTCGTGGCAGATGGTGCTGGTGGGAGATCCCTTGTACAAACCATTTAAGCCTCTGTCAAAGCAAGACGGAACGCCCCTTGTCAGCAACGTCCCGGTTACTGACTAG
- a CDS encoding nitroreductase family protein, whose product MPKENFELLVKQTRTHRRFKQDQAITTDQLQSLIELARLSGSARNCQPWQYALVNDPALCDKIFPHLGWAGYLSEWKGPASGERPAAYILCLLNQNWLKGTDKEAHFDLGIASQNMLLGATSQQLSGCRIGAFSPKLADLFTLPDHLKLELVIALGAPAENVVLEEMASPDQVKYWRDENQVHHVPKRPISEIIINVDLR is encoded by the coding sequence ATGCCGAAAGAGAACTTCGAATTACTGGTAAAGCAAACGAGAACGCACAGAAGGTTTAAGCAAGACCAGGCAATTACAACAGACCAGTTGCAATCGCTCATCGAGTTAGCCCGACTTTCGGGGTCTGCCAGAAATTGCCAGCCATGGCAATACGCTCTGGTAAACGACCCCGCACTGTGTGACAAGATATTCCCTCACCTCGGCTGGGCTGGGTACTTAAGCGAGTGGAAAGGACCGGCATCAGGAGAACGGCCTGCGGCATATATCCTGTGCCTGCTCAACCAGAACTGGCTGAAAGGCACAGACAAGGAAGCCCACTTCGACCTTGGCATAGCGTCTCAGAACATGCTGCTCGGCGCAACAAGCCAACAACTTTCCGGCTGCAGAATCGGCGCATTTTCACCAAAACTTGCTGACCTTTTCACCCTGCCCGATCATCTCAAGCTGGAGTTGGTTATCGCCCTCGGTGCCCCTGCCGAAAATGTTGTTCTCGAAGAGATGGCTTCACCTGATCAGGTGAAGTATTGGCGCGATGAAAATCAGGTACACCATGTTCCCAAGCGTCCAATTTCTGAAATTATCATTAATGTAGACCTGAGATAA
- a CDS encoding DUF748 domain-containing protein has product MSDRFGSIPIEPAPTGLTPSSRASKKPRQRKKLSAPAEKLKKPGAQKEEPKRKLPKLLVTTIVAICIFCSYLAAGFWGVPKYIRGSAAVKFHQKTGMLIDFEQVAFNPLSFVLDLSGIDVIDGGIHTAGDDNNPLLTVSSFSATLVPLQLLRGELVTTSLAIDNLDLHLVRHDDGNYNISPPKANDELETTEEILDFSDLPFRFSLNNISVQHSRILFEDKPKKGSHVIENIDLTLPNLSNFSFAAKEYIRPSFHAVVNGSPIEMTGQAIISGDDTSEMHTNLECNFADIDLPLYLGYLPIELPFDIAQGRADASLNLTFSPTAKDNKLLVNFSIQAEDTSIISKDQSYSLVIPSSKLEGGIQPITGDTHLKNVVLRQPELRLKSSVTIEDAVAAISAVSNVKQDDPASYPATQSKLDIDLLLADSGSLLFLDNNNEPLAKSWTGVQVSLKDYSNTAPITETNTASSFRLMAEGSDKKSSFKWQGKLNHANFPDGQLHLTGVHAPWILNMLGLNTIGAHKGTADTQAHISFSKGLEEKDKPRLQIADASLTLRDFSAKQGKTVWYSSPDTQITGFSKEGNRISLGSIVTQDGSVHINTRKLPAIISSLDKKETATSLDALDFTGSIVVENGSSSQPQLQFSDAKLQTIRLSQDAGGETRDNSNFTAKLKGGGHIQAKGHVQLQPFSARYTTQFGDLPSTNILPWFGNGSFVNNINAMVSGAGELQLPKTHFNGQLSLDRGSLGTKDSRKFSWDKAQFEKFQYHGSPLRISAAELFVDGPEFSLTQSYGDKQSLARLHSYIQSDIAKPLYKAAGKQKDALQIGKIRVADAKVSYADTRLSPVWKGEFSAVNGTIQAINSGRNGKPSLFSFSGKLDSVPFKHEGALALFASAMNGDSTFSIADLPLPSFHEQISNQIDIDTSSGLVNVTETTTWKNGTMEQKSEMIFRDVEPLSEIADSALTLALISNDENQFTLTAENSQPDSSKPLNLYSDAVFSLKRMMVKASVSPLLLASGNFSDLVGNEHADFLPGEIILSGQGRESLTRFSNLLASHPYIGITVTGVADPNVDGKELKEALEKLESQRVAEENRKRSEQLDRETEEYLRKAAEARIAAGNTGQVIEEDLPVHLFSKYAPIEPEPIVIDESMLRQLADQRAKVIATFFVENLALDESRIKINNQSQISQNEILPGNRVQFSIEPYTQQKSRQ; this is encoded by the coding sequence CTCCCTCGTCACGAGCGTCGAAAAAGCCGCGTCAGCGAAAAAAACTTTCGGCCCCGGCTGAAAAACTCAAAAAGCCAGGTGCGCAAAAAGAGGAGCCCAAACGTAAGCTGCCAAAATTGTTGGTAACCACTATCGTGGCTATCTGCATTTTCTGCAGCTACCTTGCTGCTGGCTTCTGGGGTGTTCCTAAATATATTCGCGGCTCTGCAGCAGTTAAATTCCACCAAAAAACCGGAATGCTCATAGACTTTGAGCAGGTTGCATTCAATCCACTTTCATTTGTCCTCGACCTTTCAGGAATAGATGTGATTGATGGGGGTATACACACTGCAGGCGATGACAACAACCCTCTCTTGACCGTATCTTCCTTTTCTGCAACTCTTGTCCCTCTGCAATTACTTCGAGGAGAACTTGTTACTACCAGTCTTGCCATAGATAATCTGGATTTACATCTTGTTCGCCACGACGATGGAAATTATAATATTTCTCCACCGAAAGCCAATGATGAATTAGAAACTACTGAGGAAATTTTAGATTTCTCTGATCTGCCTTTTCGCTTTTCTCTAAATAATATATCCGTACAACATTCTCGTATTTTATTTGAAGATAAGCCGAAAAAAGGTTCCCATGTAATTGAAAATATCGACCTCACTCTTCCGAATCTTTCTAATTTTTCTTTTGCTGCCAAAGAATATATCCGGCCGAGTTTTCACGCAGTTGTTAACGGTAGCCCGATAGAGATGACCGGACAGGCAATTATCAGTGGTGATGACACCTCTGAAATGCATACCAATCTCGAATGTAATTTCGCAGATATCGACTTGCCGCTTTATCTCGGCTATTTACCGATAGAGCTACCTTTCGACATCGCCCAAGGCAGAGCCGACGCATCACTCAACCTCACATTTTCCCCAACAGCAAAAGATAACAAGTTGCTGGTCAACTTCTCAATTCAGGCAGAAGACACCTCTATAATCAGCAAAGATCAGAGCTATAGCCTTGTCATTCCATCCAGTAAGCTTGAAGGTGGTATTCAACCAATTACAGGGGACACCCACCTGAAAAACGTTGTTTTGCGCCAACCTGAGCTTCGTTTGAAGAGTTCTGTTACCATTGAGGACGCGGTTGCAGCTATCAGCGCAGTAAGTAATGTGAAACAAGACGACCCTGCCAGCTACCCCGCTACACAAAGCAAACTCGATATAGACCTGTTGCTCGCCGACAGTGGCAGCCTGTTATTTTTAGATAATAACAATGAGCCGCTGGCAAAATCCTGGACGGGCGTTCAAGTCAGCCTGAAAGATTATTCCAACACCGCCCCAATCACAGAAACAAATACAGCTTCTTCTTTTCGTTTAATGGCCGAAGGAAGTGATAAGAAAAGCTCTTTCAAATGGCAGGGCAAACTTAATCATGCCAATTTCCCTGATGGTCAGCTCCACCTCACCGGTGTTCATGCTCCCTGGATCTTGAATATGCTCGGCCTGAACACAATTGGCGCACATAAAGGCACCGCTGACACCCAGGCTCATATCAGTTTTAGCAAGGGACTGGAAGAAAAGGACAAACCTCGCCTGCAAATAGCGGACGCCTCTCTTACCCTGCGCGATTTTAGCGCAAAACAAGGTAAGACTGTCTGGTACTCAAGCCCTGACACCCAAATTACCGGCTTTAGTAAAGAGGGTAACCGTATTTCCCTTGGCTCCATAGTCACTCAAGACGGCTCCGTGCATATCAATACCAGGAAGCTGCCGGCTATTATTTCATCTCTCGACAAGAAAGAAACTGCAACATCGCTGGATGCGCTTGACTTCACCGGCTCCATAGTTGTCGAAAACGGCAGCTCCAGCCAACCACAGCTCCAATTCAGCGACGCCAAGCTGCAGACCATACGACTCTCTCAAGACGCTGGTGGCGAAACCCGGGATAACAGCAATTTTACCGCCAAACTGAAAGGCGGCGGTCATATCCAGGCTAAAGGTCACGTTCAACTACAACCATTTTCAGCCAGGTACACTACTCAATTCGGCGATCTGCCCAGCACCAATATTCTACCCTGGTTTGGCAATGGCAGCTTTGTAAACAATATTAATGCGATGGTGAGTGGCGCAGGCGAATTGCAGTTGCCCAAAACTCATTTCAATGGCCAGCTCAGCCTTGACCGGGGTTCACTCGGAACCAAAGACTCCAGGAAATTCAGCTGGGATAAAGCGCAATTTGAAAAGTTCCAATACCATGGTTCACCTCTTAGGATCTCTGCGGCAGAGCTTTTTGTCGACGGTCCCGAATTTTCTCTTACCCAGAGTTATGGTGATAAGCAATCTCTGGCACGACTTCATTCCTATATACAGTCAGATATAGCCAAACCACTCTACAAAGCTGCCGGCAAACAAAAGGACGCTCTCCAGATAGGAAAAATCAGGGTGGCAGATGCCAAAGTCAGCTACGCCGACACCAGACTCTCTCCAGTCTGGAAGGGCGAGTTTTCTGCCGTCAACGGTACAATTCAGGCCATCAACAGTGGTCGCAATGGCAAACCTTCCCTTTTCAGCTTTTCTGGCAAGCTCGATTCTGTCCCATTTAAGCATGAAGGGGCACTTGCACTCTTCGCTTCTGCTATGAACGGTGACAGCACCTTCTCTATCGCTGATTTACCACTTCCATCGTTTCATGAGCAAATTTCCAACCAGATCGACATTGATACCAGCAGCGGCCTGGTCAATGTAACTGAGACAACAACATGGAAAAACGGTACCATGGAGCAGAAAAGCGAGATGATCTTCCGTGATGTTGAACCTCTTTCGGAGATTGCCGATTCCGCCCTTACCCTGGCTTTGATTTCCAACGATGAAAACCAGTTCACCCTTACTGCGGAAAACTCACAGCCAGACAGCTCCAAACCACTCAACCTGTATTCAGATGCTGTATTCTCGTTAAAGAGGATGATGGTGAAGGCGTCTGTCTCGCCTCTGCTTCTTGCTTCAGGTAACTTCTCGGACCTTGTCGGCAACGAACATGCCGATTTTCTACCAGGGGAAATTATTCTCTCCGGGCAGGGGCGCGAATCCCTTACACGCTTCAGTAACCTTCTTGCCTCTCACCCCTACATTGGTATCACTGTGACCGGAGTTGCAGACCCGAATGTTGACGGCAAAGAACTCAAAGAAGCCCTGGAAAAATTAGAAAGTCAGAGGGTAGCCGAAGAAAATCGCAAACGCAGTGAACAGCTCGACAGGGAAACGGAAGAATACCTGAGAAAAGCAGCCGAAGCCCGAATTGCTGCAGGGAACACTGGTCAGGTGATTGAAGAGGACCTGCCTGTGCATCTGTTTTCCAAATACGCGCCTATTGAGCCTGAGCCAATAGTCATTGACGAGTCAATGTTGAGACAACTCGCAGACCAGAGAGCCAAGGTCATAGCAACCTTTTTCGTGGAAAACCTTGCCCTTGATGAAAGCAGAATAAAGATAAACAATCAGTCTCAGATATCGCAGAACGAGATTTTACCTGGTAATAGAGTACAATTCTCCATTGAACCGTATACCCAACAAAAAAGCAGGCAATAA
- a CDS encoding sigma-54 interaction domain-containing protein, with product MSTAGVQKNSFHWLIVKDVNQPGSDILRRALSLPNLHCQHDDAHKPCAPISGIGNHTHKMVGSTPQMIELHDLILQVAPTDTTVLITGESGTGKEIVADLLQELSSREKKPYLKINCNAFNDSILESELFGHEKGAFTGAESRKKGKFEIVDGGTIFLDEIGDISPRMQSSLLRVLQDGEIIRVGGNHPIKINIRIIAATNTDLATAIQREKFRLDLFYRLNIIHIPVPPLRERKDDIRELTFHFIRKFETVFNKQLDSISESALSSLMNHDWPGNVRELENLIQRAVLIAKTNEIVEKELVFTPYPRAPARSPSRPLPRLSNKSLKSMLSEFERDIILQALRESRGNVAAAAESLQLGKTSLYEKMKRFGISSKDIFCPVNSSLPSQTSGKTG from the coding sequence ATGAGCACTGCAGGCGTACAGAAAAACTCTTTCCACTGGCTCATTGTCAAGGATGTCAACCAGCCTGGCTCTGACATCCTCCGAAGGGCCCTAAGTCTTCCAAATCTCCACTGCCAACATGACGACGCGCACAAACCGTGTGCACCAATCTCTGGCATTGGTAATCACACACATAAAATGGTTGGTTCAACTCCTCAAATGATTGAACTCCACGACCTCATCCTGCAGGTTGCACCCACCGATACAACAGTTCTCATCACTGGCGAATCCGGCACTGGTAAAGAGATTGTTGCCGACCTGCTTCAGGAGCTCAGCAGCAGAGAGAAGAAACCCTACCTGAAAATTAATTGTAACGCCTTCAACGATTCTATTCTTGAAAGTGAATTATTCGGTCACGAGAAAGGTGCTTTCACAGGCGCTGAAAGCCGAAAAAAAGGAAAATTTGAAATTGTTGACGGTGGCACAATCTTTCTTGATGAGATAGGTGACATCAGCCCAAGAATGCAATCTTCACTGCTGCGCGTTCTCCAGGATGGCGAAATTATCAGGGTAGGAGGCAACCACCCGATCAAGATAAATATCCGTATTATCGCTGCCACCAACACCGACCTGGCTACTGCGATTCAGCGTGAAAAGTTTCGGCTTGATCTCTTCTACCGCTTGAATATCATTCATATCCCGGTCCCGCCTCTGCGGGAAAGAAAAGATGACATCAGGGAACTGACTTTTCACTTTATCAGAAAATTTGAAACAGTTTTCAATAAACAGCTGGACTCCATTTCGGAATCGGCGCTGAGCTCGCTCATGAACCACGATTGGCCAGGAAATGTGCGAGAGCTGGAAAATCTTATTCAACGCGCAGTACTCATCGCCAAGACGAATGAAATCGTTGAAAAGGAACTCGTTTTTACACCCTACCCGCGCGCTCCGGCCAGGAGCCCCTCTCGCCCATTGCCACGCCTCTCAAACAAGTCCCTGAAATCGATGCTGTCTGAGTTCGAGCGAGATATCATTTTACAGGCGCTCAGGGAAAGCAGAGGCAACGTAGCCGCAGCAGCAGAATCTTTACAACTTGGCAAAACCTCTCTTTATGAGAAGATGAAACGTTTTGGCATTTCTTCAAAAGATATCTTCTGCCCTGTCAACTCTTCGCTTCCCTCGCAAACTTCCGGCAAAACCGGTTAG